TTTGGTTTTGAAATATCTAATTTTTTAAAATTCAACCGACGAATACAAGGAGTGAACGTAAATTGGCCAACCACAAATCCGCAAAAAAACGGGCAAAACAGAACCTGGTCAGACGACAGAGAAACAGATCTGTAAAATCCACGCTGAAAACATTGGAAAAAAAGTTGCGTGCGGCCAAGGCATCGGGGGATGATGCCACCATGGAATTGATGCGGCAAAACCAGTCCGCCCTTCAAAAAGCCTCCCAAAAAGGCATTATTCATAAAAATACCGCTTCCAGAAAAATTTCAAGACTTTCCAAACTTGTGCACGCGTAAATAACAAAGACAGGATTTACCCGGGGTAGATCCTGTCTTGTTTTCAACCGTTTTTCTCTCGTTCAAAAGTTGGCTGACATCTGGCTGACAAGCCGTTCCGCCATTCGTTCCGCAATGATTTCCAGAGCATCTCTGATATTGGACTCATCATCGATATTGTCCGAACCCACCGTGAAAGACTCTAACGCGGAAAAATTATTCACGGACCAGATCACTTTTTTATCAGGTGACAGCAACGCCACATCCACCACGGCTCTGACCCGCCTTTCCGTCACTGTTTCCGTGGAAGACCGGGACAGGGTCGCAAACGTGATGGCGGTTATTTCTCCTTTGATCAGATAAGCGGCATTTGCCGGGTCCACCACGGTAGTATCGGTCCGGTCCTGAATTTCACGGATCAATTCATTGGTAAAATCAATGCCGGCCCGGGTCTGGGCCGTTCGATTGGTAAACACTTCCACACCCACCCGGGTCACCCCGGGATGAACGGGACCCCCTCCCTCCAGGCGATACCCGCAGGCGGACAGCACAAGCAGCCCGCCTGCGAAAAAAAGCATCAATGATTTCATGGAACAGGTCATATCACACCACAATGTTTACAAGAATTTGTTTTTTGTTGACCAGAATGATTTTTTTAACGGGCTGATCCTGAATATGTCTGACCACATTTTCATCCGCCAGGGCCGTTTCCTTGATGACCGCCTCACTGGTGTCCGCGGCCACGCTGAATTTGGCGCGCAGTTTACCGTTGACCTGAACCACCACCAGGGCCTCGTCCGTTTCCAGGCTGTCTTTGCGAAATTTCGGCCAGGATTGCGCCAGCACACTGCCTTTATGTCCCATTTTTTCAAACAGCTCTTCACAGAAATGCGGCACAAACGGGCTGAGCAGCAGCACCATGTTGTTGATGGCAGCCAGCACCACGGCGTTTGTTTCCGGGTCTGATGTATCCAGATCAATGGTGTACAAAGCGTTCACCAGTTCCATGACCGCAGCGATGGCCGTGTTGAAATGAAAGCTTTCATCGATATCCGCCGTGACCTTTTGAATGGTCTGGTGGGTTTTGATGTACAAGGCTTTGGCCGCCGGGTTTTTCAGATCCCCGGCCGGTCCGCTGAACGGGGCCACCTGTTGGGTGTCGATTT
Above is a window of Desulfotignum balticum DSM 7044 DNA encoding:
- the rpsT gene encoding 30S ribosomal protein S20, which translates into the protein MANHKSAKKRAKQNLVRRQRNRSVKSTLKTLEKKLRAAKASGDDATMELMRQNQSALQKASQKGIIHKNTASRKISRLSKLVHA
- the lptE gene encoding LPS assembly lipoprotein LptE, which gives rise to MLFFAGGLLVLSACGYRLEGGGPVHPGVTRVGVEVFTNRTAQTRAGIDFTNELIREIQDRTDTTVVDPANAAYLIKGEITAITFATLSRSSTETVTERRVRAVVDVALLSPDKKVIWSVNNFSALESFTVGSDNIDDESNIRDALEIIAERMAERLVSQMSANF